In Salvia miltiorrhiza cultivar Shanhuang (shh) chromosome 4, IMPLAD_Smil_shh, whole genome shotgun sequence, the DNA window TAGCTTTTGAAAATGGGACGCGGCCCTGTTCGTTCGAGCCATGAGGTGATGATCGAGCGAAGACTCAACCGTCGACGGCGAACCATGACGACGTACAGTGGCGCGCTGGACTCGTGCCCAGCAGCGGTGGTTCCAAGGGCAGCTGCTGCGCTTTTAAGAGGCGTTAGGGCTCGACCAGTAGTCAGAGCAGAGAGAGGGAAGAGCAGAGTCGAGAGGTCAGAGCAGAGAGCGAGGGGCAGAGCAGAGAGTAGAGAGGGCAGTGCAGAGAGAGATAAGAGCAGAGAGCGAGGGGcagagcagagagcgagagGGCAGAGCAGAGAGTGAGAGATGGCAGTACAGCTTCGCCAGACCTCAGAGCGGCGACAGCAACGGCCGCTCGCCGGTTGCATGTTGACGGCGGCGAAGGCGGGTTTGATTTTCTGATTTCAGAAAAGAAAGGCCAAGCCTTCCATTGTTCTGTCAGTTTGAGAGAGAGGATAGTGAGACGGTAAGGTGTGCCGCCCTCGGCCAGGCACGGCCAcgccggcagcggcggcggcgctcgcCTCGGCTGGAGacggatcgagagagagagagaaccgatggGAGAGTCTGTTTTGAGGAGAGAGAGGGACCGAGTGGGGGAGATAAGGAAGTGTTGGGCAAAAATTTTGGGCTTGTCATTTATTTGTTTTGGGCcaccttttttttatttgggccGATTTCATATTAGTAGAATGGGCTGTAATTATTCAAGCCACTCTTATTTAAATCTTTGACTACCTTATATTTGGGccttttattttggattaatttcattattattcttttatatttatttaagctCGATAAATTATCATCCAGTGGAGATTGTGTGGAAAAACTCGATAAAATTTAGTACactttatttcaaattttaaagattatgtggaaaaactaaaatttgtcCAGACTTTATGTATTTTAAGAAATTTCCGCATAAAAATATACCTATAAGGATATAATTAATCTTGCAATGCCACTTGTTCTACTTAATTCTATCTTTAGATCATATTGGCATGATCACATGGCCTTCAAAAGGAAGAATGAGTGATGATGGCTGCATGACGTGATcatgactctctctctctccccccctcCCCAAGAATTTGGGAGAACATTGGCATTCAAAATTAAGTAGATGAGTTGCATGCATGAAAATGCATTAGCAGCAGATGATTTTCAGATGGATCTTGATATAAGATCCATCTGAAAATCATCTGTATTATATCAAGATTCATCTTAAAATCATCTGTTGCTAGTGCATTTTCATGCATGCAACTCATCTGCTTGGAATAGAATTTCAATGCATTCATTAGGGAATTAATTTGGTCTCAAGAAATTCGGTAGAGGAGAATGAGATTGGAGGCTAAAGactcaatattttattttttccttaaGTTTGAAACTAAGTTGATGGTTTATTAATTCTTGAAAGGATTATGTTTTAGTGTCAAAGCCATTTATACACATAAATAAATGCTTAAAATTAATGGGGGTAAAATAAAGAATTGCCAACAAATTACTATATTGGCATCTAACTTCTTGGCAGTTTGAAACGAAGGTAAGGATAATTATTactagaaaataaatttaatcttcttcatttttgtttATATTATTCTGATAGTCGGCAAGGATATTCCAGGAAAGATTTCAATGGATATGGTGGGCTAATTTAGGTTTTTTGATGTGACATGGGTTATATTTTGAAACATTGAAGAATTGATCAACCTTATTTGGGTTAGATTTTTTATCTGCCTTCGACTCGGAAAAGTATGTTTAATTTGtttgatatatattttaataaatattagctGAATATAGTGTGAACGAAGAAATGGTCCATCTTTATAAGTGAAATGAAGAAATAATAGTGTGACATATATATGGAGAATGTATACATAAAAAAAGCGCCGATTTATCGGCGGCAGCTCCGCCGCCGGCGATTACCGGCGGCTTTCCGACGGCGGAGCTGCCGACCCATAGATTTTGAATATATGGCGTTAATACCGGCGGTAAAATCGCCGCCGGTGTGGCCGCCGGTAAAAATTAAGGCCGCCGGTAAATGTCAATTATAATTACATACGTATGTGGCaattataatcacaaaattataGTGCTTAATTgtacaattataatttttttcccgTATAATCTTATGATTTTATGCACTAGCTAATAACTATATATACTATACTACActtatgaaataataataaatgttatttttaaattataaccCAAACTTTGACAACATAGCAACTTTTTAGcctaatttaaaaatattactacaaAATACAATTTATAATTATCTTTGTTGTTCACTTAATAGTATAAACCAAATTTTCCATCAActtaaattgatatattttcaAGAATCAAGCAtctaaaatagtaataattcttATAAACAACCAGAAATGCATCAATGAAGACTTTCTTAAGTTCCCGAAAATTGTGACATAGAGACTAGTATACgctcattcgtgcgatgcacgacggacatcaaaattaaatgataaatttaaataaataaatataaataattataaaaaattaaaatataaacaaatacagaatatgttttaataaaatataataattcacatgaattactcaataaaattctgaatttaaaaatataaattttcaatttatacaaagtgtaatgataattatagttattaaataaatttaaaaattattttacaatgaaaatttgcactatgcatatattattcatcataataaatatttttatacacaaacataaataaaaagttataatttttatggaatagaaagaaaataaaatattttaaatttttcataacttattcttttaaattcatttttaattatttttatactatattaaatttaagatgcatattgattatttttttcatgatcaaatttgatgacgtttagaaaataattacaatataaaaaagtaaaaagaaaaaaatagcaaaaatttttggtggaagaagaggggaaaaaaaagagaaggaaaaaatACCTTTTTATAtaggttaagtaccaaattctcCCCTATCGATGACGTCCCTATCGCGTGCAAGATCATGTAGTCAGGGTAAGAgatgtttactacctcaacgtggcaaaattgCACCAAATTGTCCTCGCCACTTAACGGAGCTTAACATCGTTAGAAATgaaattctctctctaaacAAATCCTTCATTTCATCTCCCATCCCGGAACCAGAACCATTGTCGCCTCCGTATCCGCCACCGGAACCATATCCAGCACCACCTTGGCCCATGCCAgagcctccaccaccaccactacCCCACCCTCCGCCACTACCTCCATAACCACAAGACAAGATCAcaaccattaaaaaaaaaaccaccaCTAAGAAACTACGTAATTATGTGCCTCCATGATTGGCAAATTACAAGACAAGAGAATTAAGGAGGTGGTGGCGGCGCTCCGCCATTATAGGGCAGCATATTCATGGTGATGGAGTGGAAGATGTGAAGAAgagaaaattgaaatttaaaaaccgGAAACTCTGGATGTATTTTGATTTAGGGGAAGGGAATAAGAGAAGAAGTGAGGGGGAAGGAGAGAAGCGGCCACACTGCGCCCAAAGCAGCGAGAACCGGCGACGTCCGCTAGAACAGAGTCGGTGTGTGTCTGTGCGCCCTGTATCAAACAGAGAAGGGGAGGAGGCCCGGCGGCGCAGGGGGGTATTTGGTCCCGTTTCTACCGTTCAATtttcatattaattaaaaaaaatggacgGTGTTATTGTCCGTTAAGTGGCGGGGGAATTTGGTGcaattttgccacgttgagatAATAAACAGTTCTAACCCTGATTATagggtcctgtacgcgatagggacgtcatcgatagggggaaatttggtacttaacctttttatatattatatagattagtaCAGGttatattcataaaaaaaattaaattcacgCTATATTAATCTTTTAATATttcatactccatccgttccacCGAATTTGAgtcgtatttctttttgggctgtTCCGCCGagcttgagtcatttccttttttgccaaaaattaggcaatttaaagcactaatttacaaaattaattgcaccccttattaccttctctctcttactttatcactttattacattctctcttctaTAGTCTCACTTTtatattacacacttaaaacactaatctacaactttttaattctcgtgcccaaaagaaacgtcTCAAGCTTTgcaggacagagggagtactattttcaTGAAAACTACGACTTCATCTTTTTCTTCGACTGACACGCGTattactaaataaaatattgagCTAACAAGTTGAAGAACTATGTGTTGTCTTATTAGTGGAGGTTTTTTTATTGTCGTtgaaaattaatgtaatttccATTGAAAACCCAGTTTTTGGAATGTTGGGTttgttttattcatttttcttttttttactaaaagAAAGTAAGAAACCAACAGTACATGCCGATACTTACGTGAActtaatttgataaaaaaagaaagaaagaaaagaggaACATGTTCAGCAGATTATACATGTCATGATGTACCCCCTACAATAattgcatatatatatgaaattaatacatgaattaaaatgatatttttcccttctatttttcaacttttttatGCGCATCACaatttttttgcaaaaaaattaaaaatgaagtGCGAATAAATTCTAGATAATGGAGGTAGGGTAAAAGTGTTGATTGAATGAAGAAACagacaagaaattaaaatcctttATCCAACAAGAACGACAAATTGCAATTTCACATCTTATCTTATGTTGTGACATTTGGGATAGTAGATGAAGATTAGCACAGATGTTTAGTAAGTTCGGATCACATCACATGAAAGTCATTGTCTCGAGGGTTGAGACCAACATGTTTACCCGCAATCACTATTTGTACAACATAATTTTCCCTATAATTAGGTTGTCACATTTTGATTTTGCattgaataattaatataaCATTAAAATTGCTTGGTCTATCAATTAGGTCAACCGAAAAGGCATGCATTACAATTGCCACGTCATGTTACAACATTACAACTTaatgcaaaccaaacaatttAGACATCAAATGCTGCACGAAATTGCAATTTGAAACGGCTAATGGCTCGTAAACGAGCTGAATACTAAAAGGCTCAAGTTCGatttgtttaaattttttaatgttTCGAGTTCGATTCGAGCTTGATTTGTCAGATGTTCGTATAAAATGATATTCGAACTCGAATTTGTTAATAACTCATAAAAGGAttgaaaaatattcaaaatgtGTTCTTGATCTTAATCAATATGTTACTAGAACTCAagctcgactcgtttaaggctcgtgcacTTACTTGATTGAAAGTTCATGGACATGCTCGTGaactcgagctcggctcgataaatCATCGAGCTCGAAATCAGGTTCGAGATCGTCTCGTCTACTAATTGAATCGAGCTTCgaataaatttttttgaattaaatatcGAATAACTTGCAAGTAGCTATGTTCATTTACAGTCTCAATATACGTGAAGCTTATAgatcattaattatatataagtaTTATGCTCAATTCCATAAACTGAGGGGATCCCAATTTGTGTCGTTGAAGAAAAAGAATCAAGCACAAGTATAGTCAATTTAGCAGTTAAAATGAAGAGAAGGAATGGGTGTGTGTCGTTTTTTGGGCAATGAGAAGAGATTTTGAAAGTCTGATTTAGATTAACTTATTAATATCACTGCGGTTAACAGttccgaaaaaaaaattagaattaatcCGGATCGTACAACCTTGTAAAAGATGCGACAGCTCATCACAAAAATCATTGTTTTGAATTCTGAGAGATCATCAGATTAATTGGAGGGCCTGTTGATAAGAACGAATAAAATTGTCGTCCACCTACAGTTTTTTACTAAATTATTTTTCCAATTTCGTTTTGTTGCTGATGGAATTCATGTAAAATGACTAGAAGCACCCTATgtcgaatttaaataataaaaaatacaaattaattgagctaattaactaaataaattgtcCCTTGTGCAATTTAGACATCTCTTTTAAAACACTTCAATTATGACCTTTTAAAATCACGTCATTTCGGAGATAAAATTGTGGGTGTCGAAATTACTGCAAATCAAAAGGTGAAATCATTATTGAAATAATTTCAAAAGTAGTTCCGAAACTGCAAAATGGATAAGAAAGAATAGTAATTTATTATCCATTAACCCTTAAAATTCACCGTTACATAATTCCccattattataaaaatttcggaAACTAGTATTACAATTAAGGGACTTGCAGGAAtgtaacattaaaaaaataaaagacacaTTGTTGTTGCAAAACTATTACTCCATATGGGACTTGCAGGAAATAACATGAAATCATTATTGAAATATTTCAGAAGTGGTTCCGAAATTGCAAAATagatcaaaaagaaaattgaaaatagtGATATGTCGGAAATTAACCTTCAAAATTCATGCTAACATAAATCCAAAATAAATTTCCCTTATTCTGTCTTTTctaattaattagaaataaaaaatatcacgGGAATATTGGTAGGTAATTCTGATTAATTTCATGTCTACACTCGATTTAACAGTATTATGGACTACAAATGGACTGCTAATCAAGCCCTGGGTAAAAAGTTGATACTCATAAACTTGAAAGTAATGGAAAACATTTATTAAGATATTAATTATAGAGAGTAAACATCCAAGAAGAATTCAAGAAGGAAAGAAGACTTCACCGGGAACTTTACCTTAATAAATTATTTCGTGATATATGACCAATGGAGTAGTCTCTcctcaaattttattttattttttgtgtcaGCATCTTGCACCTACTTGATATcaacacatatatatttatatgtttgtaTATAAATGATTGATCATGTCTACTTCCAcacctcatctctctctctctctctccatagaGCCACCAAGAAGATGATGCAACCGGAGCTGCTTATGCCCACATGGCCAAACTACAACTTTGCTTGCTCACCGTTTGATCAAAAGGTGTTGTATGATCAAGAAATGGATCTTTGTGTGGTTGATGACTGTGATTTTTCCTATTCATTCATCACATCACCTCAAGACTCCTCTGTTTTGTCTTCAAACTCATGCATCCCAGCCATGATCCTAGATGAGTATCTTGATCTAAAAGATTCGTGCAACGAATTTCAAACATCTTCAGCCATGGATGGAATGGAGATCATTTCAAGAGGAGATATTGAGGGGATATGTGAATGGATAAATGGAGATGGATACATCCAAGAAGATTCCTCCTCTCATGATCTAGTCATGGAAGGAGATGATGGTTGGAGCCCTTCTCTCTCCTCGGATTCCCACGCCCTGGCAGAGACGGATGCAGAGCTCACTCTGATCCATCTGATGAGGGCGTATGGGGAGGCTGAGGAGAATGGGGAGAGGGAGCTAGGCGAGGTGCTTGTGGGGGCGATAAATGGCAAGAGTAGCCCACTTGGAAGCACAAGTGAGCGCGTTGCATACAACTTGTTTGGAGCAAAGGAGGGCCGTGGAGAGGAGAACCTCATGGCCGCGTTCAGAGTGATGTACCAGGGCCTCCCAAATGGGAGACTAGCACATTTCACTGCGAACGCGGCCATTCTTGACTCCATCCCAGATGATGTTGGGATGGTGCAAATTGTGGATTTTGACATGGGAGAGGGGATCCAATGGCCTCCGTTGATGGAGGCGTTGGGGCGGAAGGGGAAGGCCGTGAGGATCACGTCGTTGAGAAGAGAAGAGGAATGcacttcttcttgttggaggtTTGAGGACACCAAGAAAAGGCTTCTATCACAAGGCAAGCAATGTGGGGTGAAGCTCCAAGTTGAAGAAAAGAGTGTTGAGGAAGTTGGTGTTGAGATGTTGAGGATGAAGAGAGAAGGGCAGGGCAGAGATTGGGTGGTGTTCAACTGCATGGTGGGGCTTCCACACATGGGCAGACGACGGCCTAGAGCGAGTGTGGAAGGATTTTTGAAGGAAGGCAAGGCTATGCTGGCTGGTTTTGGGGGCATTGTGGTGCTCGGAGATGGAGAAGCGAGGGATGATCCGGACGGCTGCTGCAGCTACGCCTCCTATTTTGATAGCATGCAGAGGCATTACCAAGGTGTGTTTGAATCTTTGGAGAGGAATTTTCCGGTTTATCTTGCGGAGGCGAGGGCGGCCATGGAGAGTCTGTTTTTGGGGCCTTTGATGTGTCCGGTTGCCTGGTTCCGGGACTGGGAGGAGACGAGGAAAGGCCGCGATTTTCACAACGAGACTCAGTTGGAAGGAAGGAAGCTTAGGTTGGACAGCTTGGTTGAAGCTAAGGAGATGGTGGTTGAAGGGGAGAATTCATATAGTGTTAAGATAGAAGGTGTGAGGGAACATGAAATGGTGTTGCGATGGAAGGAGACACCACTAGTTCGAGTTTCCACTTGGATTTGAATGACACCGGAAACCGGTTGTGCCTGTGAATGTATTAGTATTCTATGATTGTAATGTATAAATGTAATGTAGAGTATAAGTCTATAAGAATAGGATAATTTATAAGAAGGTAAGTCGAGTTAACGAATTGAGTTGAGTTGAGCATAGTAAGCAAGATAGAGCAGAGGTGTTTAATATAAACATGTGAATTCACAATACAAGTATTATCCATCACAAAGTGACATAAATAGCAACTCAACCTATTCGAAGTATACGGAGACAAGCGGGATATCAACGTCGTTGTCGTCTTCGTCCTCGCAAGCAACGACGACATCGAAATGACGGCGGTACGGAGGCAGCTCGGCTTTCGCGACATCTCTGACCAAATCCACCATCTTCCTGTCCATGCGGTCCGCATGCCTCGGGAACATACTGTTGTACAGCAAGCAGCTACCGTACGAGATGCTGTACGCGTTCAAGCCCTTGTCTTTAAGCCATTGGAGAAACTTTCTCAGAGTCGGGTCGCCCCTCAGCACCCACCGGTCCCAAACAGTCCAGCTCAGGTCACGGTGCTTCACGGATGTAGCTGCAGCAGGCTCCGCCATCGAGAAAAAGGGAGTTGCAAGATTTACAAACGTATCCCTGTagtcttccagtttgtgatgtCCATCGAGAACCTTGTAGAGCTCGAGGCAGACGAACCCTGTGGCCATGGCCGTAGAGGTTGCGATGGCAGGGATTATCCTGCCGGCAATGAACTTGGCTTTCAGCTTATCAACTTCGGGAATACTATAGTTTCGGGCCCTCATATTCGCGAGACCAGCAATCATGTCCATATGGAAGTTGCTATCGTCATCCTgcaagaaagaagaaagaaagaaagcaagcaaaaaataaacaaaattatctCATGACAAAAAGAGGCTAACAGACTGTATGTTTCTTTCTATGTTTTGACCACAAATAAATAACTCATGACAAAATTATCatattttgtactccctccgtcccaaacgaaatgtcctatttcttttcgtcaaggagattaagaaatgtgtataaagtagataaagtgggttggtggaaattatttaaatattaagtatagagagagagtgtattgccaaaaaaggaaacaagacatttcgtttgggacagcccaaaaagaaaaacaggacatttcgtttgggacggagagagtattaatcAATATAGATGACCATGGTTTTCAACAGTTTGCATAAGCTTTAGAAGAGTTCTTTCCGCACATAAAATCATACGATGGTGAAATAAATTAAGGCCATGAACCAAACCTCCACAAATTTTCTCAAGCAAACAATTGGCAAATGGCATCATAATGTTGAATTTTTTTCAAGGGTTTCAATCAAATCCGTTAACTCTGGCAGAAATAGGGAGAATGTGACTGACCTTTTCAAACTGAATCGGGTTCATCTTGTATCCTACAGGCAACTTTTGCTTGCACGATTCTAATCTCATGACCAACTCATCAATGACAACAGCGTCATCCATGGATGCAGTCGAGAGACTAGTAGCTTTTTCATCTGTCACAATCTTCGCATCTCTCCTTGGCATGAAATCAGGAACGATTACTTTGTCCACAGCATCGGCCAACTTAGCTGGAGACTTCACCCAATCAGGAACTGGAATGGCAAAAGTTTCTGCACGCAGTATGGCAGCTGCCAAGACAAAGTTTATATGACTCGAATCCTCATTGGAGAAGTGGACTGGGCGCGGAAAACGTTTTGGTGCAGACCAAAAGGGAGCGCCAGAGCTAGTAAGAGCATCCTCAGGAAATGTATAGGTTAACTGCTTGACCCTATTAACAAAGTAGTCCTCGAACCTATAATCACAAACAATACAAATTAGAAACTTCTGATAAATATTTAGAACGATCCTATTTAACAATAATAGTAGAAGGTATATGCGATCATACTTCAAGCGCGCCCAGGTAATGCAGTCCTGGAATGTATCACATTTGTCCTTGTCTAGGCATTCAAGAACGCGTTCCAAAATGTCTCGAGCCTGTGCATCACCAGCTTTTTTCATGGCAGATATGTATTCACTAGGACTACTTAGGTAAGCATTCACCTCAGTCGGAGTCTTCTCGAGCAAACCCTCAAATTCTGACCTAGCCCATGTTAAGCAATGGTCGATGTTGTGTGGAAAAGAATGCACGGTGCACATAGGTGCTTGCTTCTCGGGTGGGTCCCGCGTAGCACCATAGTTTTTAGTTAGGTGAGGAATGACCGTCTGAATATTGCACAAGGCACCCAAGGTTCCGGACTCCAAGAGCGGTTTCTGAAAGTATACACACCTTTGATCAATGTAAAGCCTGGCATTTACATTATCTAGAGCATTGATGACAACACTCAAATTCTCCCAAAATGTGTCGTGAAACACATTTTCAGACTCGGGACTCGCCCGATTCTGCAAAGCTTCCACATGAAGACGTGAGTTGATCAAGGTGGCGGCAGAGGAAGCAACAGTAGACTTCGCCTGGCCTATGTTCCAATCTCTAAATAGAAATTGTCGGGTAAGGTTACTCTTTTCTATGACATCATCGTCTGTAATAGTCATTTTTCCTTCATCGCCACAACAAACCCCCATTAAAGCTAAATTTTTCAAGAATTCACACCCTAGTGCACCGGAACCCACAACAAAAACTTTTGCATCCTCAAGTTTCTTCTGCAACTTTGACCCGAATACTGAGATTTGAGCATCATAACGAGAATTCAAGGGCCTCAAATCATTCGGATCCAAGGGTTCCATCGGAAGAGATTCAACAGAATCAAAATAGAAAAACTGCCAAACAAGTAAATTAATGAATCAATATCAGGAAAAAAACTTAATCATGCATAATAGTAACCATCATTTATCTttcgtcaaaaaaaaaaaaaaaaacatcatttATCATTTAGTCTTTTCGTCAGTGTAAATAAGATGCTCCTTCGAATGACTATCTTAAACCAGATGCATGCTAAAAACTAACCTGGACAAGTGGGTGGAACTTGCCAGAGCATGCCTTCACAACCTCTTGTCCAACAAGACCACCAAACAAGGCAGCCATGGGGTTTAGCACGGCCCTAGCACCAAAAGCAAAATTCCTCAGAAGCTTTTCGTCAATTTCTTCCAATTTACCATCCGCAACAGTATTGTTCATATTAGCAGTAATCACTATTAATTTTTGGGCATCTTCTTCTGATCCCGCAAGAGGGAAGCGACCCATCTCTACTCTAAATTTTTCTAGCGCTTGAAAGGCTAGGTGAAGGAGGCGTGGACGATCAAGTTTGGAGAAGTCACTTAGAAGAAAATCACCAGGGTCCTTAAGTGCCTGGTGCAGTGGCTTGAAACTCAACACTTTTGGCTGTTTAACTTGTGTGACAATACCACCTCTCTCATACTGAGCATAGTTTGTCGTATCCTCTTCAATGGAGAATGAATAAGGCCTAGTATTCATTACCTTTCTCGGTTTTCCATCATTCAGTTCTGTCATCCCTCTCACTTCAGAAAATACAACTAGATCTCCATCTTCGAATTCTACTCTCTCATCATCAACACAAGCTACAAGAGCTGGATTATCATTGCTAATAGATGCAATAATTCCGGTGTGCGGATCCTTACCATCAACATCAAGAACTGTAAATTCAGGACCAAAATCACAAAACACGCTACCAAAAAGACCTCGAACTTCAGATTTGATGAAAGCAATCGGAGGTTGATGTCGGTGGCAATAATCATCGAACTCTATGGCTTTCTCTAAGCTAATATCAGTAAATACAACAGCCtgcaaaaataaatttgaatggACGCACAAGAAAAGATTATGGGCCATAAATTAGGTTGTAACACTAAAATAAGTACAAGAGAGGCAAACATAAATTCACCCaaagaaatatataaaaaaataacacatGGAGATTATACAGATATCCAATAAACAAAGAGTTGGTATTAGAAATGAGCTTGCAGGAGCCTAAGTGTAATAGTAAAAAGAATGGTGATTAGAGTGATGCGGGGGAAGCATTCATTTTGCCCTGTATTCTAAATTAATGCCAGAACCTACAAATTGCGAAGGAAAATAATCTGTTTATTATAAGTAACTGCATCATACTAATGGTTATCAGAGACAGGGCTGCATCACTAATAAGGaattaaataattcaaacaTACAAAAGGAAAATGCAAGCTTAAAAGATGTAGAATAGTTTAGCATTCAATTCAAGTAGCAGAACATGCCGGTAACAACAAAATACAATAAGGTCCTTGCCATAATGTACCTGAAAATCGGCCAATTGCTCTTTAGTCATCTCACTAGTTAATGCAGAAATCATCACTGAATTGTTCAGTTCCTGCAATTTTGTTACAGATGCAAGAGCTCTATTTTTGCCTATATCTTCTTCAGAGAAAATAAAGTTGCTTGACAAATCCCATAACTCTACGGTGCCCACATCATGCAGGCTGACAGATTTAACACCAGCAAGAATAAGGTTCTTTGCTGCAAACAAATATAGGCAccattaaaactaaaaaaatcatagtCATTGATATCAAATATTGGAAAGCCAAACAAATACGATATGTGATATGTTTGTCTCAATGCTCTTTTATTACTATAAGATGCCTCAGTTAACAATGTAATATGCAATATGTGgtctcaatatttttttattttaagaggttTCATTTAACAATGAGATATGTGATATGTTTGTCTTGATATTCATTTATTATAAGATGCCTCATTTAACAATGTGATATGCAATATGTTTGTCTAGATATTATTTCATTGTAGAATGCCGCATCTAACAATATACTATATCAATCATCTCACTTTACTATGTGAGTCTAGCATTGCATATTACACTTTACTATGTCCGTCTAGCATATTTCATTGTGGAAtggaatataaaatataatgagcAATAACACAATTCGCCATCTTGGAAATTGTTGAGGCTAAATAGTCTAAATTGGTGATTATCTTGGAAATTGATCTCTATATGTTGATGCTAAAGTGGTAACTTGATCATGAAAATGGATAATCTAGAGACTGTAACTGGTTCGTGAAAATGGATATGACAATGGCAAATTCCTTAATAAATTACTGCAATGAAAGACTCAACTTTTGTTCTCGATTCTTATTTATGAAAAGCTCCAATATCATAAACATTATCGTAACTGATATTATGCACTTACTAAGAAAAGTTTATGTAAAaagatttcattaaaatttactaGTAGTACAATTTATTCACAAACATAAGCACACATCATTACCTATTTCAGCTCCAAGACCTTGCAATCCAGAAATCAGAATATTGG includes these proteins:
- the LOC131022989 gene encoding protein NODULATION SIGNALING PATHWAY 2-like; this encodes MMQPELLMPTWPNYNFACSPFDQKVLYDQEMDLCVVDDCDFSYSFITSPQDSSVLSSNSCIPAMILDEYLDLKDSCNEFQTSSAMDGMEIISRGDIEGICEWINGDGYIQEDSSSHDLVMEGDDGWSPSLSSDSHALAETDAELTLIHLMRAYGEAEENGERELGEVLVGAINGKSSPLGSTSERVAYNLFGAKEGRGEENLMAAFRVMYQGLPNGRLAHFTANAAILDSIPDDVGMVQIVDFDMGEGIQWPPLMEALGRKGKAVRITSLRREEECTSSCWRFEDTKKRLLSQGKQCGVKLQVEEKSVEEVGVEMLRMKREGQGRDWVVFNCMVGLPHMGRRRPRASVEGFLKEGKAMLAGFGGIVVLGDGEARDDPDGCCSYASYFDSMQRHYQGVFESLERNFPVYLAEARAAMESLFLGPLMCPVAWFRDWEETRKGRDFHNETQLEGRKLRLDSLVEAKEMVVEGENSYSVKIEGVREHEMVLRWKETPLVRVSTWI